The proteins below are encoded in one region of Ferruginibacter lapsinanis:
- the gyrB gene encoding DNA topoisomerase (ATP-hydrolyzing) subunit B yields the protein MSTEIEEVIAPSNGSYGADSIQVLEGLEAVRKRPAMYIGDIGVKGLHHLVYEVVDNSIDEALAGHCKNISVTINEDNSITVEDDGRGIPTAMHTKEKKSALEVVMTVLHAGGKFDKDSYKVSGGLHGVGVSCVNALSSKLHVTVNRDGKRFEQEYAIGVPQYPVREIGNSDTHGTRVQFWPDLTIFTSGVYNREILEGRLRELSFLNRKITIHISDLREKDDDGKTYSKTFYSEGGIVEFVEMLDKNANRQTLLPTVIYCEGRDEATNVAVEVAMLYNTGYQEHLFSYVNNINTIEGGTHVAGFRRSITRVFKSYGEKEGMFEKAKVEIEGDDFREGLSAIISVKVPEPQFEGQTKTKLGNSEVMGVVDTTLSRVLTAFLEENPKDAKTIIQKVILAAQARAAAKKAREMVQRKSVLTGGGLPGKLADCSDKDPHRCELYLVEGDSAGGTAKQGRDRSYQAILPLRGKILNVEKAMEHKIYDNEEIRNMFTALGVKIGTPEDPKALDTSKLRYHKLIIMTDADVDGSHIATLILTFIFRYMQAMVEQGFVYIAQPPLYLVKKGKDQDYAWTDEERKALIAKFGQGKDDSVTTQRYKGLGEMNAEQLWETTMNPATRTLKQVTIESAAEADRVFSMLMGDEVPPRREFIETHAKYAKIDV from the coding sequence ATGAGTACAGAAATTGAAGAAGTAATAGCTCCGTCAAATGGTAGTTATGGAGCAGACAGTATCCAGGTTTTAGAAGGTTTAGAAGCAGTACGGAAACGTCCTGCAATGTATATCGGAGATATCGGTGTAAAAGGGTTGCATCACCTGGTATATGAAGTGGTAGATAACTCGATCGATGAGGCATTAGCCGGCCATTGTAAAAATATTTCAGTTACCATCAATGAAGACAATTCCATCACGGTAGAAGATGATGGTCGTGGTATACCTACCGCCATGCACACCAAAGAAAAAAAGAGTGCATTAGAGGTGGTAATGACCGTGTTGCATGCCGGTGGTAAATTCGATAAAGATTCTTACAAAGTATCGGGTGGTTTGCATGGTGTGGGGGTAAGTTGCGTAAATGCATTAAGCTCTAAACTGCATGTAACCGTAAACAGAGACGGTAAAAGATTTGAACAGGAGTATGCTATCGGCGTACCTCAATATCCGGTAAGAGAAATAGGTAATTCTGATACACATGGTACCAGGGTGCAGTTCTGGCCTGATTTGACCATCTTCACCTCGGGGGTATACAATCGTGAAATTTTAGAAGGTCGTTTACGTGAGTTATCTTTCTTAAACAGAAAGATAACCATTCATATCAGTGATCTGAGAGAAAAAGATGATGATGGTAAAACATACAGCAAAACTTTTTACAGCGAAGGCGGTATCGTTGAGTTTGTAGAAATGCTGGATAAAAATGCCAATCGTCAAACCTTATTACCTACCGTAATTTATTGCGAAGGAAGAGATGAAGCAACCAATGTTGCAGTGGAAGTGGCGATGTTGTACAACACGGGCTATCAGGAACATCTGTTCAGCTATGTAAATAATATCAACACCATTGAAGGTGGTACGCATGTGGCGGGCTTCCGTCGTTCTATTACCAGGGTATTTAAAAGCTATGGTGAAAAAGAAGGCATGTTTGAAAAAGCCAAAGTAGAAATTGAAGGAGATGATTTCAGAGAAGGATTGAGTGCGATCATTTCTGTGAAAGTACCTGAGCCGCAATTTGAAGGACAAACAAAAACAAAATTAGGTAACAGTGAGGTGATGGGTGTGGTAGATACCACATTAAGCCGTGTATTGACCGCATTTTTGGAAGAAAATCCAAAAGATGCTAAAACCATCATCCAAAAAGTAATATTAGCCGCACAGGCAAGAGCAGCTGCTAAAAAGGCCCGTGAAATGGTACAACGTAAGAGTGTACTTACCGGCGGCGGTTTACCGGGTAAACTGGCAGATTGCAGTGATAAAGATCCACATCGTTGTGAGTTATACCTGGTGGAAGGGGATTCGGCAGGTGGTACGGCCAAGCAAGGCAGAGACAGAAGTTACCAGGCCATTCTTCCTTTACGTGGTAAAATTCTGAACGTAGAAAAAGCAATGGAACATAAGATCTACGACAATGAAGAGATCAGAAATATGTTCACTGCACTGGGTGTAAAAATTGGCACACCGGAAGATCCGAAAGCACTAGATACCTCCAAACTGCGTTATCATAAACTGATCATCATGACGGATGCCGATGTGGATGGTAGTCATATTGCCACATTGATATTGACCTTTATTTTCCGTTATATGCAGGCAATGGTAGAGCAAGGCTTTGTATATATTGCCCAGCCGCCTTTATACCTTGTTAAAAAAGGAAAGGATCAGGATTATGCATGGACAGATGAAGAACGTAAAGCATTGATCGCTAAATTCGGACAAGGTAAGGATGACAGCGTTACAACGCAACGTTATAAAGGTTTGGGTGAAATGAATGCAGAACAATTATGGGAAACTACCATGAACCCTGCTACCAGAACCTTGAAACAAGTTACTATCGAAAGTGCTGCAGAAGCTGACAGAGTATTTAGTATGCTGATGGGTGATGAAGTTCCTCCACGTAGAGAGTTCATCGAAACACATGCGAAATACGCTAAGATCGACGTTTAA
- the mgtA gene encoding magnesium-translocating P-type ATPase — translation MQATTENKFWQFDTGYWFKQLNSTEKGISQTTAEATLLRSGNHTKPQSHLSKDIKLFIGQFKSPLMLLLIGAVILSAFLGDTSDVFIILFIVLSTGLLSFFQERNAGRVVEKLQSLISLKTNVIRDGQTIEINSSKIVTGDVLVFKAGDMIPADCLLIESNELHANEASLTGESYPVRKQVGILDENTELSKRTNCLWEGTNIVSGNAKALVIQTGDNTIFGSIAQSASKTVETTFEKGIKDFGFFLMKITLVLSVFILVINLVNHKSPIESALFALALAIGMAPELLPAITTIAMSAGAKRLLEKKVIVKKLSSIQNLGEVNLLCTDKTGTITEGSINITGITDGFGQENENVKQLAFWNATFESGYANPIDEALKQLKITSTTTPEKIGEIPYDFLRKRLSIAVKTGNEKLLITKGAFDQIIEICSSIRSGNDNIEDIELHKAAVAKRFELFGIDGLRAIAICYKTMTNDSISITDETAMIFAGFILLQDPVKEGMPETINELHKLHVGLKIITGDNKNVARSIALKIGIVNPTILTGEQVLKTSPEALIHQVRHTHIFAEVEPQQKERIIIALRKSYTVAYIGDGINDVAAINAADVGISVENAVDVAREAADFVLMEKSVMVLVDGIKEGRKTFANTLKYIFINTGSTFGNMFSVAVASLLLPFLPMLPKQILLMNFITDFPYLTVASDNVDQEQLNRPGKWNLKFIRNYMVIFGIHSSVFDVITFLTLLYVLKVKESAFQTGWFIESILTELFILFIIRTHKNFFKSKPGKYLFSLSVMGLVLTLVLPYLPFAVDIGLAPLPLINLGAMLFIVAVYIITADLLKVWFFKKYRNT, via the coding sequence ATGCAGGCTACTACCGAAAATAAATTCTGGCAATTTGATACCGGCTATTGGTTCAAACAATTAAATAGTACTGAAAAAGGTATATCTCAAACAACCGCTGAAGCCACACTACTCAGATCGGGCAATCACACAAAACCGCAATCGCATTTATCAAAAGATATAAAATTATTTATCGGGCAATTTAAAAGCCCTTTAATGCTTTTGCTGATTGGCGCAGTAATTCTGTCTGCATTCCTTGGTGATACTTCCGATGTCTTTATCATACTGTTCATCGTTCTTTCTACCGGCTTACTCAGCTTTTTCCAGGAGAGAAATGCAGGCAGAGTTGTGGAGAAACTGCAATCGCTGATATCTTTAAAAACTAATGTTATAAGAGATGGCCAAACGATTGAGATCAATTCTTCAAAAATAGTAACCGGCGATGTGCTTGTATTCAAAGCAGGCGATATGATACCCGCCGATTGTTTACTGATAGAGAGCAATGAGCTGCATGCCAATGAGGCCAGTTTAACGGGTGAGTCTTATCCGGTAAGAAAACAAGTTGGTATACTGGATGAGAACACTGAACTCTCAAAAAGAACCAATTGCCTCTGGGAAGGAACAAATATTGTAAGCGGCAATGCAAAAGCATTGGTGATTCAAACAGGCGACAATACAATTTTTGGCAGCATTGCTCAAAGTGCATCCAAAACAGTAGAAACCACTTTTGAAAAAGGCATCAAAGACTTTGGTTTTTTTCTGATGAAGATCACCCTGGTGCTTTCTGTTTTTATCTTGGTCATTAACCTGGTCAACCACAAAAGCCCTATAGAGTCTGCACTGTTTGCACTGGCATTGGCTATAGGTATGGCTCCCGAATTATTGCCCGCCATTACTACTATTGCCATGAGTGCCGGCGCAAAAAGACTGTTGGAGAAAAAAGTGATCGTAAAAAAATTATCCTCTATTCAAAATCTTGGAGAAGTAAATTTATTATGTACCGACAAAACCGGAACCATTACAGAAGGAAGTATCAACATTACCGGCATCACCGATGGTTTCGGACAAGAAAATGAAAATGTAAAACAACTTGCTTTTTGGAATGCAACATTCGAAAGCGGATACGCCAACCCGATTGATGAAGCATTGAAGCAATTAAAAATAACCTCCACCACCACGCCTGAAAAGATCGGGGAGATCCCCTATGACTTTCTCCGAAAGAGATTGAGCATAGCCGTTAAAACCGGCAACGAAAAATTACTGATCACCAAGGGGGCTTTTGATCAGATAATAGAGATCTGTTCTTCAATACGATCTGGTAATGATAACATTGAAGACATTGAATTACACAAAGCAGCCGTTGCAAAAAGATTTGAGCTATTTGGTATAGACGGGCTCCGGGCAATTGCCATTTGTTACAAAACGATGACCAACGACAGTATCAGCATTACCGATGAAACAGCTATGATATTTGCCGGCTTCATTTTATTGCAAGACCCTGTAAAAGAAGGTATGCCCGAAACCATCAATGAACTGCATAAATTACATGTTGGTTTAAAAATAATTACGGGTGATAATAAAAATGTTGCCCGATCTATAGCGCTGAAGATCGGTATTGTAAATCCGACGATCCTTACCGGTGAGCAGGTTTTAAAGACCAGCCCTGAAGCATTGATTCACCAGGTAAGACATACGCATATTTTTGCAGAAGTAGAACCACAGCAAAAAGAACGCATTATTATCGCATTAAGAAAATCATATACTGTTGCTTATATTGGCGATGGCATCAATGATGTTGCTGCTATCAACGCGGCTGATGTAGGTATCTCTGTAGAAAATGCTGTAGACGTGGCCAGGGAAGCGGCTGATTTTGTATTAATGGAAAAGAGTGTAATGGTTTTGGTAGATGGCATTAAAGAGGGCAGAAAAACTTTTGCCAATACTTTAAAATATATATTCATTAATACAGGGTCAACATTTGGTAATATGTTCAGTGTGGCTGTTGCTTCATTGCTGTTGCCGTTTTTGCCGATGTTGCCCAAACAAATTTTATTGATGAATTTTATTACAGACTTCCCCTACCTTACCGTTGCTTCTGATAATGTTGACCAGGAGCAATTGAACCGACCCGGTAAGTGGAACCTGAAATTTATCCGCAACTACATGGTAATATTCGGCATCCATAGTTCTGTATTTGATGTGATCACTTTTCTCACACTTTTATATGTGTTAAAAGTAAAAGAATCTGCATTTCAAACCGGCTGGTTCATTGAATCTATCCTGACAGAGTTGTTTATTTTATTCATCATCCGCACACATAAAAATTTCTTCAAAAGCAAACCGGGAAAATATTTGTTCAGCTTAAGTGTTATGGGATTAGTGCTAACACTTGTTTTACCCTACTTACCATTTGCCGTTGATATTGGTTTAGCTCCTTTACCATTGATCAATTTGGGAGCAATGCTGTTCATTGTTGCTGTGTATATTATTACTGCTGACCTGTTAAAGGTTTGGTTCTTTAAAAAATATCGAAACACTTAG
- a CDS encoding DUF1398 domain-containing protein, whose product MFELASIKEAHSKVKSGADFPLYIQEIKKLGVKKYHTYVRDGHTVFLGDNDYQVKTKRKYAALKIANISDKERFKHYLKSHQRGQTDYAAFCNHSAQTGVEKWTVDMDLMTCTYYDKLNNKMLEEQIPTPG is encoded by the coding sequence ATGTTTGAACTGGCATCAATTAAAGAAGCACATTCTAAAGTTAAGAGTGGAGCCGATTTTCCCTTATATATACAGGAAATTAAAAAATTAGGCGTTAAAAAATACCACACATATGTGAGAGACGGGCACACCGTTTTTTTGGGCGACAACGATTATCAAGTTAAAACCAAACGCAAGTATGCTGCATTAAAAATAGCCAACATCAGTGATAAAGAGCGTTTCAAACATTATTTAAAAAGCCATCAACGGGGCCAAACAGATTATGCAGCATTTTGTAATCACTCTGCACAAACCGGCGTTGAAAAATGGACGGTAGATATGGATCTGATGACCTGCACGTACTACGATAAATTGAATAATAAAATGCTGGAAGAACAGATACCTACTCCGGGGTAG
- a CDS encoding dihydrofolate reductase family protein, whose amino-acid sequence MRKLIFFMHTTLDGFVAGPNGELSWVKLDTDLFDFVATMTAQADTALYGRVTYEMMQSYWPTAGEKPNASKHDIEHSTWYNKVSKVVLSTTITEAGLTNTTIISNQLTDNINKIKNREGKNILIFGSPSASQSLLNEGLIDEFWLFVNPIILGKGMPLFKNVTETTKLKLVESKTFPCGVIALHYEKL is encoded by the coding sequence ATGAGAAAGTTAATTTTCTTTATGCACACAACACTTGATGGTTTTGTTGCAGGACCTAACGGAGAACTGAGTTGGGTTAAATTAGATACTGATCTGTTTGACTTTGTTGCTACAATGACAGCCCAGGCAGACACCGCACTCTATGGACGGGTAACGTATGAAATGATGCAAAGTTATTGGCCAACAGCAGGCGAAAAACCAAACGCAAGCAAACACGACATTGAGCACTCAACCTGGTACAACAAAGTTTCAAAAGTTGTATTATCAACAACAATTACTGAGGCCGGGCTTACCAACACTACAATTATCAGCAACCAACTTACAGACAACATTAATAAAATAAAAAACCGGGAAGGAAAAAATATTTTAATATTCGGCAGTCCAAGTGCTTCGCAGTCCTTATTAAATGAAGGACTGATCGATGAGTTCTGGCTTTTTGTAAATCCTATTATATTAGGAAAAGGGATGCCGCTATTTAAAAATGTAACCGAAACCACTAAATTAAAACTGGTAGAATCTAAAACTTTTCCGTGTGGTGTAATTGCACTTCACTATGAAAAATTGTAA